In Prevotella sp. oral taxon 475, one DNA window encodes the following:
- a CDS encoding UDP-2,3-diacylglucosamine diphosphatase has translation MKNVYFLSDAHLGSLAIPHGRTQERRLVRFLDSIKEKAEAIYLMGDLFDFWNEYRYVVPKGYTRFLGKLSELTDQGVEVHFFVGNHDLWTYGYLEQECGLIVHQKPITTEILGKVFFLAHGDGLGDPDPLFRFLRRLFRNTFCQHLLNALHPRWGMSLGLNWAKHSRMKRADGKEMPYLGEEKEYLVRFTKAYMKEHQDIDFFIYGHRHIELDLMLPHKTRMLILGDWIWQFTYAVFDGEHLFMEQYIEGESQP, from the coding sequence ATGAAGAATGTTTATTTCCTTTCCGATGCCCATCTGGGTTCGCTTGCTATTCCGCACGGGCGCACACAGGAACGGCGATTGGTTCGTTTCCTCGACAGTATCAAGGAGAAAGCCGAGGCAATCTATCTCATGGGCGACCTGTTCGACTTCTGGAACGAATACCGATACGTCGTGCCCAAAGGCTATACGCGCTTTCTCGGTAAGCTTTCAGAACTGACCGACCAGGGAGTAGAGGTGCATTTCTTCGTGGGCAATCACGATTTGTGGACTTACGGCTATTTAGAACAAGAATGCGGACTCATCGTTCACCAGAAACCGATCACCACAGAGATTCTTGGCAAAGTGTTTTTCCTGGCTCATGGCGATGGATTGGGCGATCCCGACCCGCTCTTTCGCTTTCTTCGCCGCCTCTTCCGCAACACTTTTTGCCAGCATTTGCTCAACGCTTTGCATCCCAGATGGGGCATGTCGCTGGGTTTGAACTGGGCAAAACACAGCCGAATGAAAAGAGCCGACGGCAAAGAGATGCCTTATCTCGGAGAAGAAAAAGAGTATCTCGTGCGTTTCACCAAAGCCTATATGAAAGAACATCAGGACATCGACTTCTTTATCTACGGTCATCGTCACATCGAACTCGACCTGATGCTCCCACATAAAACGCGCATGCTCATTCTCGGCGACTGGATTTGGCAATTCACCTATGCTGTCTTCGACGGCGAGCATCTCTTTATGGAGCAATACATCGAGGGCGAATCGCAACCCTAA
- a CDS encoding succinate dehydrogenase/fumarate reductase cytochrome b subunit — protein MWLINSSIGRKVIMSVTGVALILFLTFHMSMNVVALFSGEAYNMICEFLGANWYAVVATVGLGALTVLHIVYAFILTAQNRRARGSERYAVTARPAKVEWASQNMLVLGIIIGLGLLLHLFNFWYNMMFAELVGMETKFHPADGFSYIQDTFSNPVYVVLYVVWIVAIWFHLSHGFWSAMQSLGVNGKVWFDRWKMIGLVYTTLLMLGFLVVVLAFAVGCAPSLCCHA, from the coding sequence ATGTGGTTAATCAATTCTTCTATTGGTAGAAAAGTGATCATGTCGGTCACCGGCGTAGCGCTGATTCTGTTCTTGACATTCCACATGTCGATGAACGTTGTGGCACTATTCTCGGGTGAAGCCTACAACATGATTTGCGAATTTCTGGGAGCCAACTGGTATGCCGTTGTGGCAACGGTGGGTCTCGGAGCATTAACGGTGCTCCACATCGTGTATGCTTTCATTCTGACGGCACAGAATCGTAGGGCCCGTGGCTCTGAACGGTATGCCGTTACGGCACGTCCGGCGAAGGTAGAATGGGCCTCGCAAAACATGTTGGTGCTGGGTATCATCATCGGTTTGGGCCTGTTGCTGCACTTGTTCAACTTTTGGTACAACATGATGTTTGCCGAATTGGTGGGCATGGAGACGAAGTTCCACCCTGCAGACGGCTTCTCTTACATTCAAGACACCTTCTCCAACCCGGTGTATGTGGTGCTTTATGTGGTGTGGATCGTTGCCATTTGGTTCCATCTTTCTCACGGTTTCTGGAGCGCGATGCAGAGTTTGGGCGTGAATGGGAAGGTTTGGTTCGACCGTTGGAAGATGATCGGACTGGTGTATACCACACTGCTGATGCTCGGTTTTCTCGTTGTGGTTTTGGCTTTTGCAGTGGGTTGCGCGCCCAGTCTGTGCTGCCACGCTTAA
- the tnpA gene encoding IS200/IS605 family transposase, producing MSQTLCNLLIHGVFHKKGTAPNIRKDDQQRLHSFIQQTCKTHQCPCLIVNGPGDHLHFLVVLSPNMALSHLVGEIKRTSTLFLKECDATYYRRFQWQSGYGGFTVSERLRDAVYNYIAHQEEHHKRNSVQDEFELLLKNAGVIRYESRYYWQ from the coding sequence ATGTCTCAAACACTCTGCAACCTGCTCATTCACGGCGTATTTCATAAGAAAGGAACAGCCCCTAACATCCGAAAAGATGACCAACAACGTCTCCATTCTTTTATACAACAAACTTGCAAGACTCATCAATGCCCATGTTTGATCGTCAATGGCCCTGGTGATCACCTGCATTTTCTGGTCGTTCTTTCTCCTAATATGGCCTTATCGCATCTTGTCGGGGAAATAAAACGTACTTCAACGCTGTTTCTCAAAGAATGTGATGCCACGTATTATCGCCGCTTCCAATGGCAATCCGGCTATGGTGGCTTTACTGTTTCTGAGAGATTAAGAGATGCCGTGTATAATTATATTGCACATCAAGAGGAACATCACAAAAGAAATTCTGTGCAAGATGAATTTGAATTGCTCTTGAAAAATGCGGGAGTCATACGATATGAAAGCAGATATTATTGGCAATAA
- a CDS encoding fumarate reductase/succinate dehydrogenase flavoprotein subunit: MAIKIDSRIPEGPVAEKWTNYKAHQRLVNPKNKLKLDVIVVGTGLAGASAAASLGEMGFNVLNFCIQDSPRRAHSIAAQGGINAAKNYQNDGDSVYRLFYDTVKGGDYRAREANVYRLAEVSNSIIDQCVAQGVPFAREYGGMLANRSFGGAQVSRTFYAKGQTGQQLLLGAYSALSCQVRAGKVKLYTRYEMEDVVIVDDRARGIIAKNLVTGKLERFSANAVVIATGGYGNAYFLSTNAMGCNCTAAIQCYRKGAYFANPSYVQIHPTCIPVHGDKQSKLTLMSESLRNDGRIWVPKKLEDAKALQAGEKRGSDIPEEDRDYYLERRYPAFGNLVPRDVASRAAKERCDKGFGVNNTGLAVFLDFSESINRLGIETILQRYGNLFDMYEEITDVNPGELANEINGVKYYNPMMIYPAIHYTMGGIWVDYELMTSIKGLFAIGECNFSDHGANRLGASALMQGLADGYFVLPYTIQNYLADQAIWPRLSTDLPEFEEAEKGVQAEIDRLMGIQGKRSVDSIHKELGHIMWEHVGMGRTAEGLREGIAKMKELRKEFDSNLFIPGSKEGLNIELDKAIHLRDFIIMGQLEAYDALSRNESCGGHFREEYQTEEGEAKRDDENFFYVGCWKYQGNDTTEPELIKEPLEYEAIKVQTRNYKQ; the protein is encoded by the coding sequence ATGGCAATTAAAATAGACTCAAGGATTCCTGAAGGACCAGTGGCTGAGAAATGGACCAACTACAAGGCTCATCAGCGATTGGTGAACCCAAAGAATAAACTGAAATTGGATGTCATTGTGGTGGGAACGGGCCTGGCAGGAGCCAGCGCAGCAGCCTCTCTGGGAGAGATGGGCTTCAACGTTCTCAACTTCTGCATTCAGGATTCGCCCCGCCGGGCACACTCCATTGCGGCGCAAGGCGGTATCAACGCGGCGAAGAATTATCAGAATGACGGCGACTCTGTCTATCGTCTTTTCTACGATACGGTGAAAGGTGGCGACTATCGCGCTCGTGAAGCTAATGTTTATCGCTTGGCCGAGGTGAGCAATAGCATCATCGACCAGTGTGTGGCACAGGGTGTTCCGTTTGCTCGTGAGTATGGAGGTATGTTGGCTAATCGTTCGTTTGGTGGTGCGCAGGTAAGTCGCACGTTCTACGCCAAAGGACAAACGGGTCAGCAACTCTTGCTGGGAGCCTACTCGGCACTCAGCTGTCAGGTGCGCGCCGGAAAGGTGAAACTCTACACCCGCTACGAGATGGAAGATGTGGTGATTGTAGACGACCGCGCACGAGGCATCATTGCTAAGAATCTCGTCACAGGTAAGCTGGAGCGTTTCTCGGCTAATGCCGTAGTCATCGCTACGGGCGGATATGGCAATGCCTATTTCCTATCGACCAATGCGATGGGCTGCAACTGTACGGCTGCTATTCAATGCTATCGTAAGGGAGCATATTTCGCCAATCCGTCTTACGTTCAGATTCATCCTACCTGTATTCCTGTGCATGGCGATAAACAGTCGAAGCTGACGTTGATGTCTGAGTCGCTGCGTAACGATGGCCGTATCTGGGTGCCCAAGAAACTGGAAGATGCCAAAGCATTGCAGGCCGGCGAGAAGCGTGGGTCGGACATTCCTGAGGAAGATCGTGACTATTATCTCGAGCGGCGCTATCCTGCTTTCGGCAATTTGGTGCCCCGCGATGTGGCTTCGCGTGCTGCCAAGGAGCGTTGCGATAAAGGTTTCGGCGTGAATAACACAGGTTTGGCTGTGTTCCTGGACTTCTCCGAGTCGATCAACCGTTTGGGTATCGAGACCATTCTCCAGCGTTATGGCAACCTCTTCGATATGTATGAGGAGATTACCGACGTGAATCCCGGAGAGCTGGCCAACGAAATCAATGGCGTGAAGTATTACAACCCGATGATGATCTACCCCGCTATCCACTACACAATGGGTGGTATCTGGGTGGATTACGAACTGATGACCTCTATCAAAGGTCTCTTCGCTATCGGCGAGTGCAACTTCTCCGACCACGGAGCCAATCGTTTGGGTGCCTCGGCACTGATGCAAGGACTGGCCGACGGCTACTTTGTGTTGCCCTATACCATTCAGAATTACTTGGCCGACCAAGCTATTTGGCCGCGTCTGTCTACCGACCTGCCCGAGTTCGAAGAAGCCGAGAAAGGCGTTCAGGCAGAAATCGACCGACTGATGGGCATTCAAGGTAAGCGTTCGGTCGACTCAATACATAAAGAATTAGGTCATATCATGTGGGAACACGTAGGCATGGGCCGTACGGCTGAGGGTCTGCGCGAGGGAATTGCTAAGATGAAGGAACTGCGCAAAGAGTTCGACAGCAACCTTTTCATCCCCGGAAGCAAAGAAGGACTCAACATCGAGCTTGATAAAGCGATCCATCTGCGCGACTTCATCATCATGGGCCAACTCGAAGCCTATGATGCCCTGTCGCGTAACGAGAGCTGTGGCGGACACTTCCGCGAGGAATACCAAACCGAGGAAGGTGAAGCCAAACGCGACGACGAGAACTTCTTCTACGTGGGTTGCTGGAAGTATCAAGGCAACGACACAACAGAACCGGAGCTGATCAAAGAACCGCTGGAGTATGAAGCAATCAAAGTGCAGACGAGAAATTATAAACAATAA
- a CDS encoding metal-sulfur cluster assembly factor, with protein sequence MTQEEKLKIEERIIDVLKTVYDPEIPVNIYDLGLIYKVDLHEDGVLDLDMTFTAPACPAADFILEDVRTKVESIEGVTASNIELVFEPAWDQSMMSEEARVELGFE encoded by the coding sequence ATGACACAAGAAGAAAAACTGAAGATAGAAGAGCGCATCATCGATGTGCTCAAAACCGTATACGACCCGGAAATTCCCGTCAACATCTACGATTTAGGCTTGATTTATAAGGTAGACTTGCATGAAGATGGCGTGCTCGACCTTGATATGACCTTCACTGCACCGGCCTGTCCGGCTGCCGATTTCATCCTTGAAGACGTGCGCACCAAGGTAGAAAGCATCGAGGGCGTCACCGCTTCGAACATCGAACTGGTGTTCGAGCCTGCTTGGGATCAGAGCATGATGAGCGAAGAAGCCCGCGTAGAACTCGGCTTTGAATAA
- a CDS encoding succinate dehydrogenase/fumarate reductase iron-sulfur subunit, with protein MEKNISFTLKVWRQNGPKDKGHFDTFEMKDIPTDTSFLEMLDILNEQLIESGNEPFVFDHDCREGICGMCSLYINGHPHGPATGATTCQLYMRRFNDGDVITVEPWRSAAFPVIKDCMVDRGAFDKIIQAGGYTTVRTGQPQDANAILISKEDADEAMDCATCIGCGACVAACKNGSAMLFVSSKVSQLALLPQGRPEAAKRAKAMVMTMEELGFGNCTNTRACEAECPKNESIANIARLNREFITAKLAD; from the coding sequence ATGGAAAAGAATATAAGTTTCACACTCAAAGTGTGGCGTCAGAATGGACCCAAAGATAAGGGGCATTTTGATACGTTCGAGATGAAAGACATCCCGACAGACACATCGTTCTTAGAGATGCTCGACATTCTGAACGAGCAACTGATCGAAAGCGGAAACGAGCCTTTCGTCTTCGACCACGACTGCCGCGAAGGTATCTGCGGCATGTGCTCGCTTTACATCAACGGTCATCCCCATGGTCCGGCCACGGGTGCGACGACTTGTCAGCTCTACATGCGCCGCTTCAACGATGGCGATGTGATCACCGTTGAACCGTGGCGTTCGGCTGCCTTCCCTGTCATAAAAGACTGTATGGTAGACCGCGGTGCCTTCGACAAAATTATACAGGCCGGCGGATACACCACCGTTCGCACCGGTCAGCCGCAGGATGCCAACGCTATCCTCATCTCCAAAGAAGATGCTGACGAAGCAATGGACTGCGCTACCTGCATCGGTTGCGGTGCTTGCGTGGCTGCTTGCAAGAACGGATCGGCTATGCTCTTCGTTAGCTCTAAGGTGAGCCAATTGGCTTTGTTGCCGCAAGGACGTCCCGAGGCAGCTAAACGCGCTAAGGCTATGGTGATGACGATGGAAGAATTGGGCTTTGGCAATTGCACTAACACCCGTGCTTGCGAGGCCGAATGCCCCAAGAACGAGTCGATAGCCAACATCGCACGCCTCAATCGCGAGTTTATAACTGCGAAATTGGCAGACTAA